One window of the Bacteroidales bacterium genome contains the following:
- a CDS encoding PAS domain S-box protein, which translates to MDNRKELEAELKNIEVSSLSDEQVMAIKKILSDKKTKITPNNVITIDNKKGQKIENNINEFDNSFFNNFIDNNPIAFLICDSESKIIKVNKAAVDLFSFCPVGFYIFNNPIVEAFDLENKIKNVKKGNIESYPFFWFNGNKFYPEAPSKEICISVIMYPIYDKENNGVSNYVVLVIDITERKKAEEALVTSEEKYRQIFENIQAVYYEVDMNGNVIEVSPSVEYLTQYKRSELLGNNIENIYANSFDRKIFYEDLSIKGKVLNYKINIKNKDNSIIYTSVNAKLIKDSNGVPQKIVGAMLNISELVKTIDALNKSEERFREIYENTNDLIYTMDFQGTFTSANPSAKKLLGYEDDDEVQTLNMTEYLSPESSKIAFEDIHKKLIGEELNTVYEVDFLNTEGSYIPLEVNTMIRYKDGKPSDIFGIARDLTERKNALKALMKSEEKYRLIFENAPLGIMTADTDGNIIEINSTLLKLLGSRSIEETKSINVLTFQPLVDSGSAKAFKYCMETGDPVITDVTYTSKWGKTIEAKIYTKPIKDKNENITGFQVIAEDISEEKQAARQILDTLAEKEILLREIHHRVKNNMQIIISLINMQMQEINDEATIKKIGDLQQRVRTMSIIHEDLYTSEDLSKINFGNYLKKLSDSLHHTYSNELDVNLKLKLYDIFLGIDTAIPLGLIANELLNNSFKHAFPENLSSNKKNKIREIYIELKSSNNKNILIIGDNGIGIPNDNIAEYENTLGLMLVDILINQLKGKLKITKRNGTRFEISLDVEAIKPIQKQPSLH; encoded by the coding sequence ATGGATAACAGGAAAGAACTGGAAGCCGAATTAAAAAATATAGAAGTTTCGTCTTTATCAGATGAACAGGTTATGGCTATTAAAAAAATATTATCGGATAAGAAAACGAAAATTACTCCGAACAATGTTATAACCATTGATAATAAAAAAGGACAGAAAATCGAAAATAATATAAATGAATTTGATAATAGTTTTTTTAATAACTTCATCGATAACAACCCTATAGCATTTCTGATTTGTGATTCAGAAAGTAAAATAATAAAAGTAAATAAAGCTGCTGTTGATTTGTTTTCCTTTTGTCCTGTTGGGTTTTATATTTTCAATAACCCAATTGTAGAGGCTTTTGATTTAGAAAATAAAATCAAAAATGTAAAAAAAGGTAATATTGAAAGCTATCCATTTTTCTGGTTCAATGGTAATAAATTTTACCCCGAAGCGCCATCAAAAGAAATTTGTATTTCGGTTATCATGTATCCGATTTATGATAAAGAAAACAACGGTGTATCAAATTATGTAGTTCTGGTTATTGATATTACTGAAAGAAAAAAAGCAGAAGAAGCATTGGTTACAAGTGAAGAAAAATATCGTCAGATTTTTGAAAACATACAGGCTGTTTATTATGAAGTAGACATGAACGGAAACGTTATTGAAGTAAGTCCATCCGTAGAATATCTTACACAATATAAAAGAAGTGAATTATTGGGAAATAACATAGAAAATATTTATGCGAACTCTTTTGACAGAAAAATATTTTATGAAGATCTATCAATAAAAGGGAAAGTCTTAAATTATAAAATCAATATTAAAAATAAAGATAATTCAATAATCTATACATCTGTAAATGCAAAGCTGATAAAAGATTCAAATGGGGTTCCGCAAAAAATTGTTGGAGCAATGTTGAACATATCGGAATTGGTCAAAACCATAGATGCCCTTAATAAAAGTGAAGAACGCTTTCGTGAGATTTATGAAAACACCAATGACCTGATATATACCATGGACTTTCAGGGAACATTTACTTCTGCCAATCCAAGTGCTAAAAAATTACTGGGCTATGAAGATGATGATGAAGTTCAAACCCTAAATATGACCGAATATCTTTCACCTGAGAGTTCAAAGATCGCTTTTGAGGATATTCATAAAAAACTTATAGGTGAAGAACTAAATACTGTATACGAGGTCGATTTCCTCAACACAGAAGGCTCTTACATTCCTTTAGAAGTAAATACCATGATAAGATATAAAGATGGAAAACCTTCTGATATATTCGGTATTGCAAGAGATTTAACGGAAAGGAAAAATGCACTTAAAGCATTAATGAAAAGTGAAGAAAAGTATAGGTTGATATTTGAAAATGCTCCATTAGGAATTATGACAGCAGATACAGATGGAAACATTATTGAAATAAACAGCACTCTTCTTAAACTACTCGGTTCAAGATCTATCGAAGAAACAAAAAGCATAAATGTTTTAACATTTCAACCATTGGTTGATTCCGGTTCTGCTAAAGCCTTTAAATATTGCATGGAAACAGGCGACCCTGTTATAACTGACGTCACATACACCAGCAAATGGGGAAAAACAATTGAAGCTAAAATTTATACGAAACCCATAAAAGATAAAAATGAAAACATTACCGGCTTCCAGGTTATTGCTGAAGATATTTCTGAAGAAAAACAAGCTGCCAGGCAAATTTTAGACACCCTGGCAGAAAAAGAAATTTTACTTCGGGAAATTCATCACCGGGTGAAAAACAATATGCAGATAATCATTTCCCTTATTAATATGCAAATGCAGGAAATCAATGATGAAGCAACCATTAAAAAAATAGGCGACCTGCAACAAAGAGTAAGAACTATGTCTATTATCCATGAAGACCTTTATACGTCGGAAGATCTTTCAAAAATTAACTTCGGAAACTATCTAAAAAAACTATCAGACAGCCTTCATCATACATATTCCAATGAATTGGATGTAAATTTAAAATTAAAACTTTATGATATTTTTCTTGGCATAGATACAGCTATCCCACTTGGTCTTATAGCAAATGAACTTTTAAACAATTCATTTAAACATGCATTTCCTGAAAACCTGAGTTCCAATAAAAAAAATAAAATACGTGAAATATATATTGAACTCAAATCATCAAACAATAAAAATATCCTGATCATTGGCGATAATGGCATTGGTATTCCTAATGATAATATTGCTGAATATGAGAATACACTTGGTTTAATGTTGGTCGATATTTTGATCAATCAGCTTAAAGGAAAATTAAAAATCACAAAACGTAATGGCACCCGTTTTGAAATTTCATTAGACGTTGAAGCCATCAAACCTATTCAGAAGCAGCCTTCACTGCATTAA